The following are from one region of the Maribacter aquivivus genome:
- a CDS encoding cryptochrome/photolyase family protein: MSKKVSIFWFRRDLRLDDNVGFLEALKSDHPVLPIFIFDKEILSKLPKDDARLTFIHETLQNMRNQLQEEHDSSLAMYFGKPIDILKSLTQEYEVMTVFTNRDYEPYAKERDEKVASFLKEKSIEFKTFKDQVIFEKSEIVKGDGDPYVVYTPYKNKWQEHFSADKDLVIHYTNQYLANLIKNSRLPNLSLSDIGFEKSKIAVPNYDVTPTLIDNYEDTRNFPAIENGTSHLGPHLRFGTVSVRKMMKKAIAENNKIFWSELIWREFFMTILYHFPHTVNNAFRSKYDRIEWRNNEDEFEKWKTGTTGYLLVDAGMRELNETGHMHNRVRMLVASFLCKHLLIDWRWGETYFAEKLLDYEMSSNVGNWQWAAGSGVDAAPYFRIFNPMTQVDKFDKNKKYIKTWIKEFGTDKYPEKMVDHKMARERCLSTYKEAVS, translated from the coding sequence ATGTCTAAAAAAGTATCTATATTTTGGTTTAGAAGAGATTTAAGATTAGACGACAACGTCGGTTTTCTTGAAGCTTTAAAAAGCGACCACCCAGTATTGCCCATTTTTATATTTGATAAAGAAATTCTTTCAAAATTACCGAAAGATGATGCAAGGCTAACATTTATACATGAGACCCTGCAGAACATGCGAAATCAATTACAAGAAGAGCATGATAGTTCTTTAGCTATGTATTTTGGGAAACCTATAGATATTTTAAAAAGTCTTACCCAAGAATACGAGGTAATGACCGTATTCACCAATAGAGATTATGAGCCATATGCAAAAGAAAGAGATGAAAAGGTAGCAAGTTTTTTAAAGGAAAAATCCATTGAATTTAAAACATTCAAAGACCAAGTTATTTTTGAAAAATCAGAAATCGTTAAGGGTGACGGAGACCCATATGTAGTCTACACACCTTATAAGAATAAATGGCAAGAGCATTTTAGTGCTGATAAAGATTTGGTTATTCACTATACTAATCAGTATTTGGCTAATTTGATTAAAAACTCTCGATTACCAAATTTATCATTGAGCGATATCGGTTTTGAGAAATCAAAAATAGCTGTTCCCAATTATGATGTTACCCCTACTCTAATAGATAATTATGAAGACACACGTAATTTTCCAGCAATAGAGAATGGAACATCTCACTTAGGTCCGCATTTACGCTTTGGTACCGTATCGGTTCGTAAGATGATGAAAAAAGCCATTGCCGAAAATAATAAGATTTTTTGGAGCGAATTGATATGGAGAGAATTTTTCATGACTATTCTTTACCACTTTCCACATACTGTAAATAACGCTTTTAGATCTAAATACGATCGTATAGAATGGCGAAATAATGAAGATGAATTCGAAAAATGGAAAACTGGTACCACAGGATATCTTTTGGTTGATGCCGGTATGCGCGAACTAAATGAGACAGGTCACATGCATAATCGTGTACGTATGCTGGTAGCTAGCTTTCTGTGCAAACATCTTTTAATAGATTGGCGTTGGGGAGAAACTTATTTTGCCGAAAAGCTACTAGATTATGAAATGAGTTCAAACGTTGGCAATTGGCAGTGGGCAGCAGGCAGCGGTGTAGATGCTGCACCTTATTTTAGAATATTTAACCCAATGACACAAGTAGATAAGTTCGACAAAAACAAAAAATACATAAAAACCTGGATTAAAGAATTTGGCACTGACAAATACCCAGAAAAAATGGTTGACCACAAAATGGCTAGAGAACGCTGTTTATCAACATATAAGGAAGCGGTTAGCTAA